A genomic stretch from Coregonus clupeaformis isolate EN_2021a chromosome 23, ASM2061545v1, whole genome shotgun sequence includes:
- the LOC121536273 gene encoding potassium voltage-gated channel subfamily E member 2-like, which produces MLPNWSNMTLHLEDSLTRALGRYLDNWSRNSSKAEQALDNTLAEENFRNVVWYLIVMIGMFAFIVVAILVSTVKSKRCEHSDDPYHKYIEEDWTAQLQQQRVVINNPTAN; this is translated from the coding sequence ATGCTGCCTAATTGGTCAAATATGACCCTCCACCTGGAGGACTCTCTGACCCGTGCCCTGGGCCGTTATCTTGACAACTGGAGCCGTAACTCCTCAAAGGCAGAACAGGCTCTGGACAACACTCTGGCAGAGGAGAACTTCAGGAACGTCGTTTGGTACCTGATAGTAATGATTGGAATGTTTGCCTTCATTGTCGTGGCGATCCTGGTGAGCACAGTGAAGTCAAAGCGGTGCGAGCATTCTGACGACCCCTACCACAAATACATCGAGGAGGACTGGACTGCCCAGCTCCAACAGCAGAGAGTCGTCATAAACAACCCCACAGCCAACTAA